One part of the Streptomyces lienomycini genome encodes these proteins:
- a CDS encoding TerC/Alx family metal homeostasis membrane protein, whose translation MEVSVTLWVLTIVGLAALISVDFFIGRKPHDVSIKEAGIWTGVWIALAGLFGLGLLLFGGGEPGGEFFAGFITEKSLSVDNLFVFVLIMAKFAVPSQYQQRVLLIGVLIALVLRAIFIAAGAAILASFAWVFYIFGAFLIYTAWKLIQEARADEEDEDFEENKLLKAAERRFGVADRYHGTKLWIEENGKRIMTPMLVVMLAIGTTDVLFALDSIPAIFGLTQDPYIVFTANAFALMGLRQLYFLIGGLLRKLVHLSYGLSVILGFIGVKLVLHALHESGVHVPEISIPVSLGVICSVLIVTTITSLRASKKQAEAEAAAAASGDTSKDSVEA comes from the coding sequence GTGGAAGTTTCCGTGACCCTGTGGGTCCTGACCATCGTGGGCCTCGCCGCCCTCATCTCGGTCGATTTCTTCATCGGCCGCAAACCGCACGACGTATCGATCAAGGAAGCCGGCATCTGGACCGGTGTGTGGATCGCCCTGGCGGGCCTCTTCGGGCTCGGCCTGCTGCTCTTCGGCGGCGGTGAACCCGGGGGCGAGTTCTTCGCGGGCTTCATCACCGAGAAGTCGCTGAGCGTGGACAACCTCTTCGTCTTCGTCCTGATCATGGCGAAGTTCGCGGTGCCCTCGCAGTACCAGCAGCGGGTTCTGCTCATCGGTGTCCTCATAGCCCTGGTCCTCAGGGCCATCTTCATCGCCGCGGGTGCCGCGATCCTCGCCAGCTTCGCCTGGGTCTTCTACATCTTCGGCGCCTTCCTCATCTACACCGCCTGGAAGCTCATCCAGGAGGCGCGGGCCGACGAGGAGGACGAGGACTTCGAGGAGAACAAGCTCCTCAAGGCCGCCGAGCGCCGCTTCGGCGTCGCCGACCGGTACCACGGCACCAAGCTGTGGATCGAGGAGAACGGCAAGCGGATCATGACCCCGATGCTGGTCGTGATGCTCGCGATCGGCACCACCGACGTGCTCTTCGCGCTCGACTCCATCCCGGCGATCTTCGGCCTGACGCAGGACCCGTACATCGTGTTCACGGCCAACGCGTTCGCCCTGATGGGCCTCAGGCAGCTGTACTTCCTCATCGGCGGCCTGCTGAGGAAGCTGGTCCACCTCTCCTACGGCCTGTCCGTGATCCTGGGCTTCATCGGCGTCAAGCTGGTGCTGCACGCGCTGCACGAGTCCGGCGTCCACGTCCCCGAGATCAGCATTCCGGTCTCGCTCGGCGTGATCTGCTCCGTCCTGATCGTCACCACGATCACCAGCCTCCGCGCCTCGAAGAAGCAGGCCGAGGCGGAGGCGGCCGCCGCCGCGAGCGGCGACACCTCGAAGGACAGCGTCGAGGCCTGA
- a CDS encoding TerD family protein — protein sequence MTVNMTKGQAISLQKSDGGSLTSVRMGLGWQAAPRRGLFGSRTREIDLDASAVLFADKQPVDVVFFRHLVSDDGSVRHTGDNLVGGVGQGGDDEAILVDLQRVPVHIDQIVFTVNSFTGQTFQEVQNAFCRLVDETNGQELARYTLAGGGAFTAQIMAKVHRAGQGWAMTAIGTPANGRTFQDLMPAILPVL from the coding sequence GTGACCGTCAACATGACCAAGGGTCAGGCCATCAGTCTGCAGAAGAGCGACGGCGGCAGCCTGACGTCGGTGCGCATGGGTCTCGGCTGGCAGGCGGCTCCCCGGCGCGGCCTGTTCGGCTCGCGCACCCGGGAGATCGACCTGGACGCCTCCGCGGTCCTCTTCGCCGACAAGCAGCCGGTGGACGTCGTCTTCTTCCGCCACCTGGTGAGCGACGACGGATCGGTCCGCCACACCGGGGACAACCTCGTCGGCGGTGTCGGCCAGGGCGGCGACGACGAGGCGATCCTCGTCGACCTGCAGCGCGTTCCGGTCCACATCGACCAGATCGTCTTCACCGTGAACTCGTTCACGGGCCAGACCTTCCAAGAAGTGCAGAACGCGTTCTGCCGTCTGGTCGACGAGACCAACGGCCAGGAACTCGCCCGCTACACCCTGGCCGGAGGCGGGGCCTTCACGGCCCAGATCATGGCCAAGGTGCACCGCGCGGGCCAGGGCTGGGCCATGACCGCCATCGGCACCCCGGCCAACGGCCGCACCTTCCAGGACCTGATGCCGGCGATCCTGCCGGTCCTGTAG
- the uvrB gene encoding excinuclease ABC subunit UvrB — protein sequence MRPVSQIERTVAPFEVVSPYQPNGDQPAAIAELARRVEAGEKDVVLLGATGTGKSATTAWMIEKLQRPTLVMAPNKTLAAQLANEFRELLPNNAVEYFVSYYDYYQPEAYVPQSDTYIEKDSSINEEVERLRHSATNSLLTRRDVVVVASVSCIYGLGTPQEYVDRMVPLRVGEEHDRDELLRRFVDIQYTRNDMAFARGTFRVRGDTIEIFPVYEELAVRIEMFGDEIEALSTLHPVTGEIISDDQQLYVFPASHYVAGPERLERAVNDIEKELAERLTELEKQGKLLEAQRLRMRTTYDLEMLRQIGSCSGVENYSMHFDGRLPGSPPNTLLDYFPDDFLLVIDESHVTVPQIGAMYEGDASRKRTLVDHGFRLPSALDNRPLKWEEFQGRIGQTVYLSATPGAYELSRSDGAVEQIIRPTGLVDPEVVVKPTEGQIDDLVHEIRKRTEKDERVLVTTLTKKMAEDLTDYFLELGIQVRYLHSDVDTLRRVELLRELRAGEYDVLVGINLLREGLDLPEVSLVAILDADKEGFLRSGTSLIQTIGRAARNVSGQVHMYADKITPAMEKAIDETNRRREKQVAFNKANGIDPQPLRKKINDIVAQIAREDVDTEQLLGSGYRQVKEGKGAKAPVPALGGQAPGGAKAAKGRAKETPVTDRPAAELAEQIEDLTTRMRAAAADLQFEIAARLRDEVSEMKKELRQMREAGLA from the coding sequence ATGCGGCCCGTTTCCCAGATCGAACGCACGGTGGCGCCCTTCGAGGTCGTCAGCCCCTACCAGCCGAACGGCGACCAGCCGGCGGCCATCGCCGAGCTGGCCCGGCGCGTCGAGGCAGGCGAGAAGGACGTCGTCCTCCTCGGCGCCACCGGCACCGGCAAGTCCGCCACCACCGCGTGGATGATCGAGAAGCTCCAGCGCCCCACCCTCGTGATGGCGCCGAACAAGACCCTGGCCGCCCAGCTGGCCAACGAGTTCCGCGAGCTGCTGCCGAACAACGCCGTCGAGTACTTCGTCTCGTACTACGACTACTACCAGCCCGAGGCCTACGTCCCGCAGTCGGACACCTACATCGAGAAGGACTCCTCGATCAACGAGGAGGTGGAGCGCCTGCGCCACTCCGCGACCAACTCGCTGCTCACCCGCCGCGACGTCGTCGTGGTCGCCTCCGTCTCCTGCATCTACGGCCTCGGCACCCCGCAGGAGTACGTGGACCGCATGGTCCCGCTCCGGGTCGGCGAGGAGCACGACCGGGACGAGCTGCTGCGCCGCTTCGTCGACATCCAGTACACGCGCAACGACATGGCCTTCGCCCGCGGCACCTTCCGGGTGCGCGGCGACACCATCGAGATCTTCCCGGTCTACGAGGAGCTGGCCGTCCGCATCGAGATGTTCGGCGACGAGATCGAGGCCCTGTCCACGCTCCACCCGGTCACCGGCGAGATCATCAGCGACGACCAGCAGCTGTACGTCTTCCCGGCCTCCCACTACGTCGCCGGACCCGAGCGCCTGGAGCGGGCCGTCAACGACATCGAGAAGGAGCTGGCCGAGCGCCTGACGGAGCTGGAGAAGCAGGGCAAGCTCCTGGAGGCCCAGCGACTGCGGATGCGCACGACGTACGACCTCGAGATGCTCCGCCAGATCGGGTCCTGCTCCGGCGTCGAGAACTACTCGATGCACTTCGACGGCCGCCTGCCCGGCTCCCCGCCGAACACCCTGCTGGACTACTTCCCGGACGACTTCCTCCTCGTCATCGACGAGTCGCACGTCACGGTGCCGCAGATCGGCGCCATGTACGAGGGCGACGCCTCCCGCAAGCGGACCCTGGTCGACCACGGCTTCCGGCTGCCCTCCGCGCTCGACAACCGCCCGCTGAAGTGGGAGGAGTTCCAGGGACGCATCGGGCAGACCGTGTACCTGTCGGCGACCCCGGGCGCCTACGAGCTCTCCCGCTCGGACGGAGCCGTCGAGCAGATCATCCGCCCCACCGGCCTCGTCGACCCGGAGGTCGTCGTCAAGCCCACCGAGGGCCAGATCGACGACCTGGTGCACGAGATCCGCAAGCGGACCGAGAAGGACGAGCGCGTCCTGGTCACCACCCTCACCAAGAAGATGGCCGAGGACCTCACCGACTACTTCCTGGAGCTCGGCATCCAGGTCCGTTACCTCCACAGCGACGTCGACACCCTGCGCCGCGTCGAACTGCTGCGTGAGCTGCGCGCCGGGGAGTACGACGTCCTGGTCGGCATCAACCTGCTGCGCGAGGGCCTCGACCTGCCCGAGGTCTCCCTGGTGGCGATCCTCGACGCCGACAAGGAGGGCTTCCTGCGCTCGGGGACCTCCCTGATCCAGACCATCGGCCGCGCGGCGCGCAATGTCTCCGGCCAGGTCCACATGTACGCGGACAAGATCACCCCGGCGATGGAGAAGGCCATCGACGAGACCAACCGCCGCCGCGAGAAGCAGGTCGCGTTCAACAAGGCGAACGGCATCGACCCGCAGCCGCTCCGCAAGAAGATCAACGACATCGTCGCCCAGATCGCCCGCGAGGACGTCGACACCGAGCAGCTCCTCGGCTCGGGCTACCGCCAGGTGAAGGAGGGCAAGGGCGCCAAGGCCCCCGTGCCCGCGCTGGGGGGCCAGGCGCCGGGCGGTGCCAAGGCGGCCAAGGGCAGGGCCAAGGAGACGCCGGTGACCGACCGCCCCGCGGCGGAACTCGCCGAGCAGATCGAGGACCTCACCACCCGTATGCGGGCCGCCGCGGCAGACCTCCAGTTCGAGATCGCGGCCCGGCTGCGCGACGAGGTCTCCGAGATGAAGAAGGAACTGCGCCAGATGAGAGAGGCGGGGCTGGCCTGA
- a CDS encoding MHYT domain-containing protein: protein MQSTVDGFSYGLVTPLVAYLMACLGGALGLRCTTRAMLVTRSWRPGWLALGSAAIGSGIWTMHFVAMMGFSIEHTPIRYDGPMTFASLAVAIVMVGVGIFIVGYRGARGTALFTGGTVTGLGIASMHYLGMAGMHLDGRLTYNTFTVGVSVAIAMAAATAALWAAGQVRGFLWSVGAALVMGLAVTGMHYTGMAALDVHLSGTSEPSLDGSSAELLAPMLIGPLAFLLVAGVVVLFDPLMVMGKPAAAPAERKPGIPAHTGAPRAIRHPAHHPARLRRPLAHRRPRTPQNH from the coding sequence ATGCAAAGCACGGTCGACGGATTCAGCTACGGGCTCGTCACACCGCTGGTGGCCTACCTCATGGCCTGCCTCGGCGGTGCCCTCGGTCTGCGCTGCACCACCAGGGCCATGCTGGTCACCCGCTCCTGGCGCCCCGGCTGGCTGGCCCTCGGCTCGGCGGCGATCGGCTCCGGCATCTGGACCATGCACTTCGTCGCCATGATGGGGTTCTCCATCGAGCACACGCCGATCCGCTACGACGGGCCCATGACCTTCGCGAGCCTCGCCGTCGCCATCGTCATGGTGGGCGTCGGAATCTTCATCGTCGGCTACCGGGGCGCGCGCGGGACGGCCCTGTTCACCGGCGGCACCGTCACCGGTCTGGGCATCGCCTCGATGCACTACCTGGGGATGGCCGGGATGCATCTGGACGGCCGGCTGACCTACAACACCTTCACCGTCGGTGTGTCCGTCGCCATAGCCATGGCCGCCGCCACCGCCGCCCTGTGGGCGGCCGGACAGGTCCGGGGCTTCCTGTGGAGCGTCGGCGCCGCCCTGGTCATGGGGCTGGCCGTCACCGGCATGCACTACACGGGCATGGCCGCCCTCGACGTCCATCTCAGCGGCACGTCCGAGCCCTCGCTCGACGGGTCCTCCGCCGAACTGCTCGCCCCCATGCTGATCGGCCCCCTCGCCTTCCTCCTCGTGGCCGGCGTCGTCGTCCTGTTCGACCCGCTGATGGTCATGGGGAAGCCCGCGGCGGCACCCGCGGAGCGCAAGCCCGGCATCCCCGCCCACACCGGAGCCCCCCGCGCGATCCGGCACCCGGCACACCACCCCGCGCGCCTCCGCCGCCCCCTCGCCCACCGGCGCCCCCGCACCCCGCAGAACCACTGA
- a CDS encoding glycerophosphodiester phosphodiesterase yields MSVRAVAVTTTALLGVALTAPLSHARADGAGGDGPSVVAHRGASGYAPENTLAAVDRAADLGIRWVENDVQRTRDGELVVVHDESLKRTTDVEEVFPDRSPWMVKDFTAAEIARLDAGSWFGSEYAGARVPTLKQYVDRLDHNHQKLLLELKSPGLYPGIEQQTLKVLANEGWLDRRHVAGRLVVQSFDADSIRTVHDLKPAVKTGFLGTPAVSELPAYAEFADQINPSYGSLSMSYVSSVHAFTGPHGRPLEVLAWTVNDADTARRVAGYDVDGIITNKPDVVRGAVD; encoded by the coding sequence ATGTCTGTGCGCGCAGTTGCCGTCACGACCACCGCTCTGCTGGGGGTCGCCCTCACGGCTCCCCTCTCGCACGCCCGAGCCGACGGGGCGGGCGGCGACGGGCCCAGCGTCGTGGCGCACCGGGGTGCTTCCGGATATGCGCCGGAGAACACCCTGGCCGCCGTGGACCGGGCGGCCGACCTGGGCATCCGATGGGTGGAGAACGACGTCCAGCGCACCAGGGACGGCGAACTCGTCGTCGTCCACGACGAGAGCCTGAAGCGTACGACCGACGTGGAGGAGGTCTTCCCGGACCGGTCCCCGTGGATGGTGAAGGACTTCACCGCCGCGGAGATCGCGCGGCTGGACGCGGGGAGCTGGTTCGGGTCGGAGTACGCGGGCGCGCGCGTGCCGACGCTGAAGCAGTACGTGGACCGCCTGGACCACAACCACCAGAAGCTGCTGCTGGAGCTGAAGAGCCCCGGCCTGTATCCGGGGATCGAGCAGCAGACCCTCAAGGTCCTCGCCAACGAGGGCTGGCTCGACCGGCGGCACGTGGCGGGGCGGCTGGTCGTGCAGAGCTTCGACGCCGACAGCATCCGGACGGTCCACGACCTCAAGCCCGCCGTCAAGACCGGGTTCCTCGGCACTCCGGCCGTGTCGGAGCTGCCGGCGTACGCGGAGTTCGCCGACCAGATCAACCCGTCGTACGGCTCCCTGTCCATGAGCTACGTGTCCTCGGTCCACGCCTTCACGGGGCCGCACGGCAGGCCGCTGGAGGTCCTCGCCTGGACGGTGAACGACGCGGACACCGCGCGCCGGGTCGCCGGGTACGACGTCGACGGCATCATCACCAACAAGCCCGACGTGGTGCGGGGCGCCGTGGACTGA
- a CDS encoding methylated-DNA--[protein]-cysteine S-methyltransferase, whose translation MDSHGQYEQRLVWTVVGTGIGPLLLAATREGLVNVVFHATDAVRDRALHGLAARLGTEPVEAPGSPLLAEATGQVEAYFAGRRRDFDLPLDWSLISGFNRQVLRELASGVPYGSVVGYGDLADRVGRSGAAQAVGMAMGANPLPVVVPCHRVVESGGGIGGFGGGVDTKRLLLALEGVLPEPLF comes from the coding sequence ATGGACAGCCATGGGCAGTACGAACAGCGGCTCGTGTGGACCGTCGTCGGCACCGGCATCGGTCCCCTGCTGCTGGCCGCCACCCGCGAGGGTCTGGTCAACGTGGTCTTCCATGCCACGGACGCCGTGCGCGACCGGGCGCTTCACGGGCTCGCGGCCCGGCTGGGCACGGAGCCCGTCGAGGCGCCCGGCTCCCCGCTGCTGGCCGAGGCGACAGGCCAGGTGGAGGCGTACTTCGCGGGCAGGCGACGCGACTTCGACCTGCCGTTGGACTGGTCGCTGATCTCCGGTTTCAACCGGCAGGTGCTGCGCGAACTGGCGTCCGGCGTGCCCTACGGATCGGTCGTCGGCTACGGGGACCTGGCCGACCGGGTGGGCCGGTCAGGCGCCGCGCAGGCGGTGGGCATGGCCATGGGCGCCAATCCGCTGCCGGTCGTCGTGCCGTGCCACCGGGTCGTCGAGAGCGGCGGTGGCATCGGCGGGTTCGGCGGCGGCGTGGACACCAAGAGGCTGCTGCTCGCGCTGGAGGGCGTACTGCCCGAGCCGTTGTTCTGA
- a CDS encoding VOC family protein, with the protein MTDNTTRLDHVVLWVRDPVAAADFYEKTLGLEPLRITEYAAGTVSFPSVRLNDETLLDLAPHSMVERMRVVPGADASAGHPVNHICVSLPAHDFDALRTRLEERSVPVSDLSYDSYGARGTARRSFYFGDPDGNIVEARHYD; encoded by the coding sequence ATGACGGACAACACGACACGTCTCGACCACGTCGTCCTCTGGGTGCGCGACCCGGTGGCCGCGGCCGACTTCTACGAGAAGACCCTGGGGCTCGAACCCCTGCGGATCACCGAGTACGCCGCGGGGACCGTGAGCTTCCCCTCCGTACGCCTCAACGACGAGACCCTCCTCGACCTCGCACCGCACTCCATGGTGGAACGGATGCGCGTGGTTCCCGGCGCCGACGCCAGCGCGGGGCACCCCGTCAACCACATCTGCGTGTCCCTGCCCGCGCACGACTTCGACGCACTGCGCACCCGCCTCGAGGAGCGGTCCGTCCCGGTCTCGGACCTCTCGTACGACTCCTACGGCGCCCGCGGCACGGCCAGGCGAAGCTTCTACTTCGGCGACCCGGACGGCAACATCGTCGAGGCCCGACACTACGACTAG